The genomic window ccttgtgattggtcgcccatatctcgctattgtttaaatcttcgggcccgcgccattaccattaaaggggcatttcgtgatccacagcctcatccccccacttttcccaaaaaaagttgagatttttacaccactggatacctctggctacataatgtttatgtaccaaatatttcttgcagattaattagtttagcaaaaatatcgccaaatttgaatttcgttctggtgcaccagaacgaaattacaacacattgtctatggagcagtgtaatacacataatcatgcataactcgcataagcataaaatcggaatcaactgaaattttggaaataagcttttttcgtggatatctactgaaaaatgtcataaaaagaggatgctaggatcatgaaatcctcctttaactacaccatacacaactatctgtggtattttgggcgcttttgtgttgacgccgaaagttaatctctcatcaaacatctagcgcgtcttgtactataccatgcttagtacttgtggttaatggactgataaacaagtatgcttgactgtgtgttttagagagcgaagtccggggtaaagttctgcttaaaattcaaagtccatagtcggattttcggggttcgctatcaataaactggtattcagaattgttcagtattaaagtgagccattataattatgcaagataatgttgcattcagttacttttattgtcactaattatctgttatttttaactctttatgaccattttactattgaatacttgcGGTCAGCCCAGTTAAACATGAAATGCATAAACGTAGACACCCCTAGCACTACCTTTACCGCCTGTCTACATCATGATTGtgtgcagggttgtagctagcccaagttgagtgccgggtAATTTTACTGCATAAGCTTTCTCGCAGATTCGGCAGTGTTACAGATATCATCCCATGTATTTTCCAGTTGTCAACAACAGATAAGTGACTGattatcattgaagactgagttcagCAGTCTAGGTAAATTCATGTATTAATCTTTTAATcttaaaaatactttttttttctgtttcagaaATAAGCATGGATTTGAGAGGCAGTATTTTGTTCTTTGTGTGTGCTGTTTGTGTCTTCCTTGAGATTCGAGCTGAAAAAGGTGATAAAGGAGAGAAGAAGTTGCAGATAGGCATCAAGAAAAGGGTAGAAGATTGTAAGCAGAGGTCTAAAAATGGAGACAGTCTACATATGCACTATACGGTAAGATGCTATCATGTATGCTAAGTAATTTGAGtacttttaagggctggggtatgaacgtttggacagtatttattttgggacatcagagcacatcagacatatcgaattgcattcagaatacgaagaatgtcattctgatatcaaataattttgatttttgaaattcgcaatttaatacacattttatggcaaatcattaaaattgatatttttgatatttaacagtacttgaagtaaactttataaatctgatgatttatacttaaagtgtatgtaggtgggatgaaaagccgacgatcaattgaaaaatttgacctttcgtattgcagatatggatttttttaaaaaaaaaaaaaaaaaaaattaggtccttttgtgaaaaaaatccatatctccaatatgaaaggtcaaaattttcaattgaccgtcggcttttcctccctgctacatacactttaagattatatcattacatttacataatttacttcgaggactgttatatatcaaaaatttgaaaaatatcaaatttttataatttgtcataaaatttgtattatattgtgattttcaaaaaatgaaaattatctgatatcagaaagacatgcttcgtattcagaatgcaattcgataggtccgaggtgctctcatgtcccataaaaaatactgtcgaaacgcaataaacgctcattttagatcccttaaagggatcaattttaagggggtactacaccctgcccaattttgtgcctatttatgcatttttctcaaaaattatagcgcattggtgacaagtaagatatgtatattataggggcaaggactacaactactgcactggaaattttattttagcacagacaacagttgtggagttacagtcaaaaatgaggaaaaccaatatttgatcaataaatcaataactacttgccttgagttgctgaattttcagtgcagtagttgtagtctttgccctataatatacatatcttacctgtcaccaatgcgctataatttttgagcaaaatgcaaaaataggcacaaaattggccaggtgtgTAGAACCCCCTTAAGCAATTGAGATATTTTGACACACAagataaaacatgcaaacattcgTGACATTGAATTGTTTTAATCTGGACTTTTCCAAGCCTCAATCATTTCAAGTCAACTTGTTAAGGCCACTGAGCTGGAACAAGCAGAGCACTAAGGAGGCTACCATTATGACAATTCTTAAAACAGTGTTCTGATTAGTGGCAAAGTTCTTAGGCAACAAGGCCAAAGTTGGCCAGAGTAAAGGTTAtcatgaattattttattttgaactctacatgtatacatgataAAATGTGACATTGAAAGTTTTTAATGAACAGATGGtcaaaaaaagttatttttgaaATCATGATTCAATAAAAGTATTAAATCACAGATTACTGTTAGGAAGGTTCAACATGGTGCACCATTCATCAGTGATCAAGTTGCTCTacccaaacaaaaacaaaattactgGAGAAGTGACTATTTTAAGAAGCCTAATAGTTTACACTATATGTAATTTCAGGGTACATTAGAGGATGGTACAGAATTTGATAGCAGCATTCCAAGAGGAGATCCATTTGTGTTTACACTAGGCTCTGGACAGGTGATCAAAGGCTGGGACCAAGGACTACTCAAGTAAGTATAGTCTAGGTTTAGGTTGATAGGCTGACCTCATATGTTTACACTAGGATCTGGACAGGTGATCAAAGGCTGGGACCAAGGACTACTCAAGTAAGTATAGTCTATGTTTAGGTTGATAGGCTGACCTCATATGTTTACACTAGGATCTGGACAGGTGATCAAAGGCTGGGACCAAGGACTACTCAAGTAAGTATAGTCTAGGTTTAGGTTGATAGGCTGACCTCATATGTTTACACTAGGATCTGGACAGGTGATCAAAGGCTGGGACCAAGGACTACTCAAGTAAGTATAGTCTAGGTTTAGGTTGATAGGCTGACCTCATATGTTTACACTAGGATCTGGACAGGTGATCAAAGGCTGGGACCAAGGACTACTCAAGTAAGTATAGTCTATGTTTAGGTTGATAGGCTGACCTCATATGTTTACACTAGGATCTGGACAGGTGATCAAAGGCTGGGACCAAGGACTACTCAAGTAAGTATAGTCTATGTTTAGGTTGATAGGCTGACCTCATATGTTTACACTAGGATCTGGACAGGTGATCAAAGGCTGGGACCAAGGACTACTCAAGTAAGTATAGTCTATGTTTAGGTTGATAGGCTGACCTCATATGTTTACACTAGGATCTGGACAGGTGATCAAAGGCTGGGACCAAGGACTACTCAAGTAAGTATAGTCTATGTTTAGGTTGATAGGCTGACCTCATATGTTTACACTAGGATCTGGACAGGTGATCAAAGGCTGGGACCAAGGACTACTCAAGTAAGTATAGTCTATGTTTAGGTTGATAGGCTGACCTCATATGTTTACACTAGGATCTGGACAGGTGATCAAAGGCTGGGACCAAGGACTACTCAAGTAAGTATAGTCTAGGTTTAGGTTGATAGGCTGACCTCATGTGTTTACACTAGGATCTGGACAGGTGATCAAAGGCTGGGACCAAGGACTACTCAAGTAAGTATAGTCTATGTTTAGGTTGATAGGCTGACCTCATATGTTTACACTAGGATCTGGACAGGTGATCAAAGGCTGGGACCAAGGACTACTCAAGTAAGTATAGTCTAGGTTTAGGTTGATAGGCTGACCTCATGTGTTTACACTAGGCTCTGGACAAGTGATCCAAGGCTGGGACCAAGGACTACTCAAGTAA from Amphiura filiformis chromosome 5, Afil_fr2py, whole genome shotgun sequence includes these protein-coding regions:
- the LOC140152479 gene encoding peptidyl-prolyl cis-trans isomerase FKBP2-like isoform X1; this encodes MHCFFFSQRLLHKVCNHSSSLQRQAQAAADEISMDLRGSILFFVCAVCVFLEIRAEKGDKGEKKLQIGIKKRVEDCKQRSKNGDSLHMHYTGTLEDGTEFDSSIPRGDPFVFTLGSGQVIKGWDQGLLNMCVGEKRKLVIPSHLGYGDRGAGGKIPGGATLIFEVELLKIDRKREL